The Diabrotica virgifera virgifera chromosome 10, PGI_DIABVI_V3a genome has a window encoding:
- the LOC126893082 gene encoding uncharacterized protein LOC126893082 — MTSSLFKEWFKKKVLPNLPPKSVNVMDNATYHSEQIRKIPGVGSTKKQISDFLYDNDLYFEETYTQKEMLEVLHTKVFEKQFVIDELAKRDGHNVLRLPPYYCVFNPIELIWSQLKESLRRNNCCPKFSSESVSHVVEEINKISPTLWQNCVSHVIKTEDHYRTLTSHIKPIIITLDNDSSEDDSDSDIEL; from the coding sequence ATGACGAGTAGCTTGTTTAAGGAATGGTTTAAAAAGAAGGTGTTGCCCAATTTGCCTCCAAAAAGTGTAAATGTAATGGATAACGCAACGTATCACAGCGAACAAATTAGAAAAATCCCCGGTGTAGGTTCGACAAAAAAACAGATAtctgattttttgtatgacaATGATTTGTACTTTGAAGAAACATATACACAAAAAGAAATGTTGGAAGTTCTTCACACAAAAGTGTTTGAGAAACAATTTGTTATAGACGAATTAGCCAAACGTGATGGTCATAATGTATTGCGATTACCTCCTTACTACTGTGTCTTCAACCCCATTGAATTAATCTGGAGCCAACTTAAGGAAAGTTTACGCCGAAACAACTGCTGTCCCAAATTTAGTAGCGAATCGGTGTCACATgttgtagaagaaataaataagatTTCCCCAACACTGTGGCAAAATTGTGTTTCACATGTTATAAAAACGGAAGatcattacagaacattaaccTCACATATTAAACCAATAATTATAACATTAGATAACGATTCTAGTGAAGATGACAGCGATAGTGACATAGAGttgtaa